Proteins found in one Flavobacterium channae genomic segment:
- a CDS encoding DUF4870 domain-containing protein, translated as MNEVEQGKQTAIVSYLTIIGTIIAIFMNSETKNTFASFHIRQALGIFITFFLLGYPVGYFDSWMVSAGFWTFIFILWLFGFLNALNGEQKPVPFLGELYQNLFKSF; from the coding sequence ATGAACGAAGTAGAACAAGGAAAACAAACGGCAATAGTAAGTTACTTAACCATCATTGGAACTATTATCGCCATTTTTATGAATAGTGAAACTAAAAACACTTTCGCTAGTTTTCATATACGTCAAGCCCTTGGAATTTTTATTACATTTTTCTTATTAGGATATCCTGTTGGCTATTTTGATAGCTGGATGGTTTCTGCCGGTTTTTGGACTTTCATTTTTATTTTATGGTTATTCGGGTTTTTAAATGCTTTAAATGGCGAACAAAAACCAGTGCCTTTTTTAGGTGAATTGTATCAAAATTTATTCAAAAGCTTCTAA
- a CDS encoding dihydroorotase: MTQVILKQAKIIDPSSSFHNQIMDIKIENGTITQIEKDIQATSGFEVVNVPNLHVSKGWMDSSVSFGEPGYEDRETIENGLKVAAKSGFTAVALQPNSSPVIDNQSQVRFVLDKAKNQATSLYPIGALTKGSEGTDLAELFDMKNAGAIAFGDYQKALQNANLQKIALQYVQDFDGMLIAFCQDSNLKGVGIANEGVVSTKLGMKGIPALAEELHVARNLFLLEYTGGKLHIPTISTKGSIKLIKEAKAKGLQVTCSVAVHNLVLNDEELMGFDSRYKVLPPLREEATRKALVEAVLDGTIDCITSDHNPLDIEHKKLEFDLAKDGTIGLESAFGALATILPLEVIIEKLTANKLVFNINNPSITSGNKADISMFVIDENWVFGKENIVSKSKNSAFLGKNLKGKAIGIYNNGQLVMNN, translated from the coding sequence ATGACGCAAGTTATTCTAAAACAAGCCAAAATTATCGACCCTTCAAGTTCATTTCACAACCAAATAATGGACATTAAAATTGAAAACGGAACGATAACTCAAATAGAAAAAGACATTCAAGCAACTTCAGGTTTTGAAGTAGTGAATGTTCCTAACCTACACGTTTCTAAAGGTTGGATGGACAGCTCGGTTTCTTTTGGAGAACCAGGGTATGAAGACCGAGAAACAATAGAAAATGGTTTAAAAGTAGCTGCTAAAAGCGGATTTACAGCAGTAGCTTTACAACCAAATTCGAGTCCAGTAATTGACAATCAATCGCAAGTACGATTTGTATTAGATAAGGCTAAAAACCAAGCTACTTCTTTATATCCAATTGGAGCTTTAACCAAAGGAAGCGAAGGAACAGATTTAGCTGAATTATTCGACATGAAAAACGCTGGAGCTATTGCTTTTGGCGATTATCAAAAAGCATTACAAAATGCAAATCTTCAGAAAATTGCCTTACAATATGTGCAAGATTTCGACGGAATGTTAATCGCATTTTGTCAAGACAGCAATTTAAAAGGCGTTGGAATTGCAAACGAAGGCGTTGTAAGTACCAAATTAGGAATGAAAGGAATTCCTGCATTAGCTGAAGAATTACATGTAGCACGAAATCTTTTTTTACTTGAATATACTGGTGGAAAATTACATATACCAACTATTTCTACAAAAGGAAGTATCAAATTAATAAAAGAAGCAAAAGCAAAAGGTTTACAAGTTACTTGTAGTGTTGCTGTTCACAATTTAGTTTTAAATGACGAAGAATTAATGGGATTTGATTCAAGATACAAAGTATTACCTCCATTACGTGAAGAAGCAACTCGCAAAGCATTAGTTGAAGCTGTTTTAGATGGAACAATTGATTGTATTACATCAGATCATAATCCTTTAGACATCGAACACAAAAAATTAGAATTCGATTTAGCGAAAGACGGAACTATTGGTTTAGAGAGTGCTTTTGGTGCTTTAGCCACCATTTTACCACTTGAAGTAATAATTGAAAAATTAACAGCTAACAAACTGGTTTTTAATATAAATAATCCTTCAATCACATCTGGAAACAAAGCCGATATTTCAATGTTTGTTATAGATGAAAATTGGGTATTTGGAAAAGAAAATATCGTATCAAAATCTAAAAATTCTGCTTTCCTTGGTAAAAATTTAAAAGGAAAAGCAATTGGAATTTACAACAACGGACAATTGGTAATGAATAATTAA